In Bradyrhizobium sp. CCBAU 051011, the following are encoded in one genomic region:
- a CDS encoding S9 family peptidase, with amino-acid sequence MQDPTKAEPWRSLLEQDSTGVLSSEIPIFLAQGTNDQIIRPAITQAYMEKLCKAGSKVRMVILPGIGHGRAAQASTMAAVNWMTDRFAGKIPPDDCVR; translated from the coding sequence GTGCAAGATCCGACCAAGGCCGAACCGTGGCGCTCACTTCTCGAACAGGACAGCACCGGCGTGCTCTCCTCTGAGATCCCCATCTTTCTAGCGCAGGGAACCAATGACCAGATCATCCGGCCCGCGATTACCCAGGCCTACATGGAAAAGCTGTGCAAGGCGGGCAGCAAGGTCAGGATGGTCATTCTGCCCGGTATCGGGCACGGACGCGCCGCGCAAGCGAGCACGATGGCGGCGGTGAACTGGATGACTGACCGCTTTGCCGGGAAAATACCTCCGGACGACTGCGTCAGATAG
- a CDS encoding Spy/CpxP family protein refolding chaperone: MRKFAIAAVAVLAIAGSTAVYAQHRHWGYGHMRMSPEDRAAYADARIAAVHAGLKLSAEQEKLWPPVEAAVREFAKLRIDRANARMNASRDDSSQQKPDDPVARLRDRAETMAASAAAMKKIADAADPLYKTLDDGQKRRLAVLTRMDRFGGREGWRHHRFEREMGRDRDFDRHRGYDRDRYDRDGGPDRGGPERL, from the coding sequence ATGAGGAAGTTCGCCATCGCAGCGGTTGCGGTTCTTGCCATCGCCGGCTCCACCGCCGTCTACGCCCAGCACCGCCATTGGGGCTATGGCCATATGCGGATGAGCCCGGAAGACCGGGCGGCTTACGCCGACGCGCGGATCGCGGCCGTCCATGCCGGCCTCAAACTCTCGGCCGAGCAGGAAAAGCTGTGGCCGCCGGTCGAGGCCGCGGTCAGGGAGTTCGCCAAGCTCAGGATCGATCGCGCCAACGCGCGGATGAATGCGTCTCGGGACGATTCCAGCCAGCAGAAGCCGGACGATCCGGTGGCGCGGCTGCGTGACCGGGCCGAGACCATGGCCGCCTCGGCGGCAGCCATGAAGAAGATCGCGGATGCGGCCGACCCGCTCTACAAGACGCTGGATGACGGCCAGAAGCGCCGGCTTGCCGTCCTGACCCGGATGGACCGGTTCGGCGGCCGGGAAGGCTGGCGCCACCACCGGTTCGAGCGCGAAATGGGCAGGGATCGCGACTTTGACCGCCATCGGGGCTATGACCGCGACCGTTATGACCGGGATGGTGGTCCGGACCGGGGCGGCCCCGAGCGGCTCTGA